In a single window of the Thermoanaerobaculia bacterium genome:
- a CDS encoding lipo-like protein, with protein MRTPRQTFTDWMVRVLTRPRRMYRRYGENDLVALKKHIRRADVILIDGDQRVSQAIKTLTTSSWSHNCVYIGDEILRRDHPLRREVEEKFGREARHLVIEALVDQGVIVSPLSKYARFNIRICRPHRLRPEDARIVVDDLISKIGLKYDIKNFTDLARYLLPFHLIPARFREDALHLGSGLATETICSSMTAAAFQKVGFPILPGYKPDRPKTPGERFKAALLGRRTRRAYTGIFQARHPTLVVPRDFDLSPYFEIVKFNVIEEGNFDYRRMRWDADDSTMSATLPDVSVKI; from the coding sequence ATGCGAACCCCTCGGCAGACCTTCACGGACTGGATGGTCCGGGTCCTGACGCGCCCGCGCCGGATGTATCGGCGCTACGGCGAGAACGACCTCGTGGCCCTGAAGAAACACATCCGGAGGGCGGACGTGATCCTGATCGACGGCGACCAGCGGGTGTCGCAGGCGATCAAGACGCTGACGACCTCCTCCTGGTCGCACAACTGCGTCTACATCGGCGACGAGATCCTCCGGCGGGACCATCCTCTGCGCCGCGAGGTCGAAGAGAAGTTCGGACGCGAGGCCCGGCATCTCGTGATCGAGGCGCTCGTGGACCAGGGCGTGATCGTTTCGCCGCTCTCGAAGTACGCCCGGTTCAACATCCGGATCTGCCGCCCGCACCGGCTGCGTCCGGAGGACGCGAGGATCGTCGTCGACGATCTCATCTCGAAGATCGGCCTGAAATACGACATCAAGAACTTCACCGACCTCGCCCGATATCTGCTCCCCTTCCATCTGATCCCGGCGCGGTTCCGCGAAGACGCTCTTCATCTGGGGAGCGGGTTGGCGACCGAGACGATCTGCTCCTCGATGACCGCCGCGGCGTTCCAGAAGGTCGGGTTCCCGATCCTGCCCGGCTACAAACCGGACCGGCCGAAGACGCCCGGCGAGCGGTTCAAGGCGGCGCTCCTCGGACGGCGCACCCGGCGGGCGTACACGGGGATCTTCCAGGCGCGCCACCCGACGCTCGTCGTCCCGCGGGATTTCGACCTGTCTCCCTATTTCGAGATCGTCAAGTTCAACGTGATCGAGGAAGGGAACTTCGACTATCGGCGGATGCGATGGGACGCCGACGACTCGACCATGAGCGCGACGCTGCCGGATGTTTCGGTGAAGATTTAG
- a CDS encoding SDR family oxidoreductase: protein MTDNNRGWALVLGASSGFGEACSRALAAAGWSIFGVHLDRKATIPHVEEIIAAIRAEGVRAEFYNVNAADEGKRAEVVAEIQKALAETEKSKRVTVLLHSLAFGTLKPFFGETREASMAKPQMEMTLDVMAHSLVYWTQDLYLNDLFAESAKIFAMTSAGDHIVWPAYGAVSAAKCALESHIRQIAVELAPKNISANAIRAGVTDTPALRKIPGNEAMIQRVLAFHPARRLTTPQDVAGALVALCAGETRWISGNVIGVDGGEDIAGGS from the coding sequence ATGACCGATAACAACAGGGGCTGGGCGCTCGTCCTGGGGGCCTCGTCGGGGTTCGGCGAGGCCTGCTCGCGAGCGCTCGCGGCCGCAGGGTGGAGCATCTTCGGCGTCCATCTCGACCGGAAGGCGACGATTCCGCACGTCGAGGAGATCATCGCGGCGATCCGCGCGGAGGGCGTCCGCGCCGAGTTCTACAACGTCAACGCGGCCGACGAGGGCAAACGCGCCGAGGTTGTCGCCGAGATCCAGAAGGCGCTCGCCGAAACGGAGAAATCGAAGCGGGTCACGGTGCTGCTTCACTCGCTCGCGTTCGGCACCTTGAAGCCCTTCTTCGGCGAGACCCGGGAAGCGTCGATGGCCAAGCCGCAGATGGAGATGACCCTCGACGTGATGGCGCACTCCCTCGTCTACTGGACGCAGGACCTCTATTTGAACGACCTGTTCGCCGAGTCCGCGAAGATCTTCGCGATGACCTCGGCGGGGGACCACATCGTCTGGCCGGCCTACGGCGCGGTCTCGGCCGCCAAGTGCGCGCTCGAGTCGCACATCCGCCAGATCGCCGTCGAGCTCGCGCCGAAGAACATCAGCGCCAACGCGATTCGGGCCGGCGTGACCGACACCCCCGCGCTCCGGAAAATCCCCGGAAACGAGGCGATGATCCAGCGGGTCCTCGCCTTTCACCCCGCCCGACGGCTGACGACCCCGCAGGACGTCGCCGGCGCGCTCGTGGCGCTCTGCGCCGGCGAGACCCGATGGATCTCCGGGAACGTGATCGGCGTCGACGGGGGAGAGGACATCGCCGGCGGGAGCTGA
- a CDS encoding pitrilysin family protein, which produces MATAASPHPAFDFIEEKGEIRELRLRVNGLQVLLLANRIAPVATFCVVYRVGSRHEAVGHTGATHLLEHMMFKGTAEFNRDRGTQIAATLESVGARFNATTWFDRTNYFETVPSDQIELALRIEASRMRGSFIRDGDRIPEMTVVRNEFERGENSPFQVMYKETFAVAFREHPYHHPTIGWKSDIEGMSTARLKEFYDTFYHPDNATAILIGDFEEADALARIDAQFGAIPRAAHPIPRTYTEEPPQQGERRFIVRRAGQIGWVALSFRSVSASHPDAYPLAVLGNVLGSGMTSRLYQALVEPSLAISVNAISWQLRDPALFSMFAALAPGTPHARAEKILRDQVAAVVRDGVTEDEVQKAVNQIEADVIFERDTTDQVAGSLTEAIAVADWHWYVDYLENIQKVTAADVARVARTYFHEDFATVGWFVPKIEAEAA; this is translated from the coding sequence ATGGCGACAGCGGCTTCGCCGCATCCGGCGTTCGATTTCATCGAGGAGAAGGGGGAGATCCGGGAGCTCCGGCTGCGGGTCAACGGCCTGCAGGTGCTGCTGCTCGCCAACCGGATCGCGCCGGTCGCGACGTTCTGCGTCGTCTACCGAGTGGGCTCGCGCCACGAGGCGGTCGGCCACACGGGAGCGACGCACCTGCTCGAGCACATGATGTTCAAGGGAACGGCGGAGTTCAACCGGGACCGCGGCACGCAGATCGCCGCCACGCTCGAGTCCGTCGGCGCCCGGTTCAACGCGACCACGTGGTTCGACCGCACGAACTACTTCGAGACCGTGCCGTCGGACCAGATCGAGCTCGCGCTTCGGATCGAGGCGTCCCGGATGCGCGGCTCGTTCATCCGCGACGGCGACCGGATCCCCGAGATGACGGTCGTCCGAAACGAGTTCGAGCGGGGAGAGAACAGCCCGTTCCAGGTGATGTACAAGGAGACGTTCGCCGTCGCTTTCCGCGAGCACCCGTACCATCATCCGACGATCGGCTGGAAGAGCGACATCGAAGGGATGTCGACGGCGCGGCTGAAGGAGTTCTACGACACGTTCTACCACCCGGACAACGCGACGGCGATCCTGATCGGGGACTTCGAGGAGGCCGACGCGCTCGCGCGGATCGACGCGCAGTTCGGCGCGATCCCGCGGGCGGCGCACCCGATCCCGCGCACGTACACGGAGGAGCCGCCGCAGCAGGGGGAGCGGCGGTTCATCGTCCGCCGGGCGGGACAGATCGGCTGGGTCGCGCTTTCGTTCCGGTCGGTCTCGGCGTCGCACCCCGACGCGTACCCGCTCGCGGTGCTGGGCAACGTCCTGGGGAGCGGCATGACCTCCCGGCTCTACCAGGCGCTCGTCGAGCCTTCGCTCGCGATCTCCGTCAACGCGATCTCGTGGCAGCTGCGCGATCCGGCCCTGTTCTCGATGTTCGCGGCGCTCGCGCCGGGGACCCCGCACGCCCGCGCCGAGAAGATCCTCCGAGATCAGGTGGCGGCCGTCGTCCGGGACGGCGTGACGGAGGACGAGGTCCAGAAGGCGGTCAACCAGATCGAGGCGGACGTGATCTTCGAGCGCGACACGACCGACCAGGTGGCGGGGAGCCTCACCGAGGCGATCGCCGTCGCCGACTGGCACTGGTACGTCGATTACCTCGAGAACATCCAGAAAGTGACCGCCGCCGACGTGGCGCGGGTCGCCCGGACGTACTTCCACGAGGATTTCGCGACGGTCGGCTGGTTCGTGCCGAAAATCGAAGCGGAGGCCGCGTGA
- a CDS encoding pitrilysin family protein produces the protein MKTFAERTHRREAENGTTILALENHFNPTLALSGTLRAGSAHSPQSNPVLAALTAQMLEKGTRRRSKLELAGELENRGVSISFSASGGDPDTMDISLSCLSRDRPLAFDALVEMLAEPSFPPDELAREKERLTGAVRQLSDQTGWRSSTAASRLIYPPGHPYFAETADEIVAAIESATADELHAFHERFYRASTLVLAIVGDLDREEAAADLAQRLSRLPGGAAPPLEVPAVLPPKTRSEIVRMKEKVNADVLLAHDSRLRRTDPDFLATTLGVAALGQSTLSSRLGLRVRDTEGLTYGINARMSAGRFSGPFAISLTVAPANLKRAVASSRAVLSEFLTGGITDKELADEKRSRTGKFKVDLASNSGISGALDMAETYGLGVGYLDAFPSMVDAIGREQVNAAVKAHIRPEELVEVAAGEL, from the coding sequence GTGAAGACGTTCGCCGAGCGCACCCACCGCCGGGAAGCGGAAAACGGCACGACGATCCTCGCTCTCGAGAACCATTTCAACCCGACGCTCGCGCTCTCCGGCACGCTCCGCGCGGGCTCGGCGCATTCTCCGCAGTCCAATCCGGTCCTCGCGGCGCTCACCGCCCAGATGCTGGAGAAAGGCACGCGGCGGCGCTCCAAGCTCGAGCTCGCCGGCGAGCTCGAGAACCGCGGGGTCTCGATCTCGTTCTCGGCCTCCGGCGGCGATCCCGACACGATGGACATTTCGCTCTCCTGCCTCTCCCGGGACCGGCCGCTCGCCTTCGATGCGCTCGTCGAGATGCTCGCCGAGCCGTCGTTCCCTCCCGACGAGCTCGCGCGCGAGAAGGAGCGCCTCACGGGCGCCGTACGCCAGCTCTCCGACCAGACCGGGTGGCGCTCCTCGACGGCGGCGTCGCGTCTGATCTACCCCCCTGGCCATCCGTACTTCGCCGAGACGGCCGACGAGATCGTCGCCGCGATCGAGAGCGCGACCGCCGACGAGCTCCACGCGTTCCACGAGCGCTTCTACCGCGCCTCGACGCTCGTCCTCGCGATCGTCGGAGACCTCGATCGCGAAGAGGCGGCGGCGGACCTCGCGCAACGGCTCTCCCGGCTTCCGGGGGGAGCGGCGCCGCCGCTCGAGGTCCCGGCCGTCCTGCCGCCGAAAACGCGCTCCGAGATCGTCCGCATGAAGGAAAAGGTCAATGCCGACGTGCTCCTCGCCCACGACTCGCGCCTGCGGCGGACCGATCCCGACTTTCTCGCGACGACTCTCGGCGTGGCGGCGCTCGGCCAGTCGACGCTCTCCTCCCGGCTCGGGCTGCGGGTGCGCGACACGGAGGGGCTGACGTACGGCATCAACGCCCGGATGTCCGCGGGGCGCTTCTCCGGCCCGTTCGCGATCTCCCTGACGGTCGCTCCGGCGAACCTGAAACGGGCCGTGGCTTCGTCGCGGGCCGTCCTGTCGGAGTTTCTCACCGGCGGGATCACGGACAAGGAGCTCGCCGACGAGAAGCGCTCGCGCACGGGGAAGTTCAAGGTCGACCTCGCGTCGAACTCCGGGATCTCGGGCGCTCTCGACATGGCCGAGACGTACGGGTTGGGCGTCGGATATCTCGACGCGTTCCCGTCGATGGTCGACGCGATCGGGCGGGAGCAGGTGAACGCGGCCGTCAAGGCTCATATCCGGCCGGAAGAATTGGTCGAGGTCGCCGCCGGCGAGTTGTAA